Sequence from the Streptomyces sp. NBC_00358 genome:
CCACGGTCCGCAGGACGGTGGCCCGCGCGGAGCCGATCGGGGTGCCCCCTGCTCGACCGGAGCCGAGAGCTCGGGGCAGCGCGTCGCGGTAGGTGCTCATCGCGCCGATTCTGCCCTACGCCGCACCGCGGCCGCACCGTGGAAGCGCGGGGACGTGTGTGACGCGTGAGCCGTCCGTGGCCTGTCCCGGCCGGCCGGCACGGCCGTACGGGTCATCCCTCCGCGCCCCTCGGCCGGCTCGGTTCTCCCGCTCGTGCCGCGGGCCGTCCGGCCGCCTTCCGCCCGCCGACTGGCGGGTCGGCTCTTCCCGCATGATCGCGTCCCGGGTGCCGCTGCCGGACATCGTGCCGCGCTTCAGCGGGACGGGACGATCACCCACGAGGCGGGCGTGACGCGGACCGCGGGTGATGAACACAACACCCGGTCCGGCGTCCCGTGCGGCGGCCGCACAGGGTCACGGCCGTACGAGGAGCTGGAACTCGAAGGAGTAGCGCGAGGCGCGGTAGATGTGGGTGCCGAACTCGACGGCGCGGCCGGTGTCGTCGAAGGTGGTCCGCTGCATGGTGAGCACGGGGGCCCCGGTCGGCTCGCCGAGCCGCTCGCCCTCCTCCTCGCTGGCCGCGCGGGCGCCGACGGACTGGCGGGCGCTGTGCAGGGTGATTCCGGCGCCGCGCATCAGCCGGTACAGGCCGGTGGCCTCCATCCGCTCGCTGTCGAGGTCCAGCAGCTTGGGGGGCAGGTAGTTGCAGAGGTACGCCATCGGCTCACCGTGCGCGAGACGGAGCCGCTCGACACGGTGGACCTCGCTGCCCTCGGCCACCCCGAGTGCCGCTGCGACCGCGGTGGACGCCGGTTCGACGGTGTTGAGGACCACCTGGGTCGCCGGACGCTGGCCCGCCGATTCCAGGTCGTCGTAGAGACTGCTCAGTTCCATGGGCCGTTTGACCTGGCTGTGCACGACCTGGGTGCCGACACCGCGGCGCCGTACGAGCAGCCCCTTGTCGACGAGGGACTGGATGGCCTGGCGGACCGTGGGGCGGGACAGGCCGAGCCGTGCGGCGAGCTCGATCTCGTTGCCGAGCAGGCTGCCCGGGGTCAGCGCTCCGCGCTCGATGGCGGCCTCGAGCTGCTGCGAGAGCTGGAAATAGAGCGGGACCGGGCTGCTGCGGTCGACGCTGAGCTGGAGCGACACGGTCGGATCCACATCTGGTTTGGCCACGGATCGAGCGTAGCTCCGGGAGATGTTGACGGGAAGTTGTGAAGTTCGATTGTCCGGACAAACCATTGACAGCATGATGGGTCGGCCCTCAGTTTGTTCCCATGCGCATCGGACTCATCGGAGCGGGTCGTATCGGTACATTCCACGCGGCCACTCTCAGCCGTCACCGTGAGGTCGGCGGCTCCCTCATCGTCACGGACGCCGACCCCGCACGGGCTCAGCGGCTGGCGGACCGGCTGGGCGCGACGGCCGCGCCCGGCGTGAACGAGATCTTCACCTGGGGTGTGGACGCGGTGGTCATCACCGCCGCCACCTCGGCCCACGCCGAACTGATCGGTCGGGCAGCACGCTCCGGACTCCCGGTCTTCTGCGAGAAGCCCATAGCCCTCGACCTGGCGGGCACGCTGGCCGCGCTCGCGGAGGTCGACGCCGCCGGAACGGTCCTGCAGATGGGTTTCCAGCGCCGCTTCGACGTGGGCTACACGGCCGCCCGTGAGGCGGTGCGGTCGGGCAGGCTCGGCCGGCTGCACACCGTACGCGCGATGACGTCGGACCAGTCGCCGCCCCCGGCCGGCTACCTCCCCCTTTCCGGCGGGCTCTACCGCGACTGTCTGATCCACGACTTCGACATGCTGCGCTGGGTCAGCGGCCGCGAGGTCGTCCAGGTGTACGCGACCGGCTCCGACGCCGGGCCCCCGATGTTCCGCGAGGCCGGCGACATCGACACCGGCGCGGCCGTCCTCACCTTCGACGACGGCATGCTCGCGACGGCGACGGCCACCCGGGTGAACGGCGCGGGCTACGACGTCCGCATGGAACTCTCCGGCGAACTGGACCAGATCGCCGTCGGCCTGGACGACCGGACGCCGATCGCCTCGACCGAACCCGCCGGCCCCCCACCTGCGGACAAGCCGTGGACGGGCTTCCTGGAACGCTTCGGCCCCGCGTACGAGGCGGAGCTCGCCGCCTTCGTCGAGGTGGTCCGCGGCGAACGCGCCAACCCCTGCGACGGGCGTGAGGCACTGGAGGCGCTGCGCATCGCCGAGGCCTGCGAGCTGTCCCGGCGTGAGCGGCGCCCGGTGTCACCGGCGGAGATCCCGGGGGGCCGGGCCTGAGACGGTGCGCGCGTCGCGCCCGGGGGCCCGGCCGCGCGGTCCCTCGTCCGGGGGCCACGCGGCCGGGCCCTCCCGATCGCCCCCGAGCAGCCGGTCGCCGTACGCGCACATCAGGCGGTACGGCCGCCATGTCCGGCGGACGGCACGTCGGGCGGGCGCTACGTCGAGCAGTAGGGCCGCCACGTCAGCCGACGTCACATCAGGTGGGCGGCACGTCGGGCGGTAGGGCCACCACGTCAGGCGGACGGCACGTCGGGCGGTGGGACCGGGGCAGGTCGGTCCGGACCGGGTGCTCGAACGCCGTCGGTCGCCCGGCCCGCCGGGGAGGAAGCGGTGGAGGCCCGACTCGGGCCGTTCACCAGCGGACCGGCATACGGCGCACGCCTCGCATCAGCATGCCGGGCAGCCAGCCGCTCGGAGGTCCGTCGAGCGCCAGGTCCGGGCACCGCTCCAGCAGGGAGCGGAGCGCCACCCGTGCTTCGAGCCGGGCCAGCGGCGCTCCCAGGCAGTAGTGGATACCGTGCCCGAAGGCGAGATGACCGCGGGTCTCGCGCCCGATGTCGAACCGGTCGGGTGCCGGATAGCGCGCTCCGTCGCGGTCGGCCGCGGTGAGGCCGATCATCACCTCTTCCCCTGACGCGATCGCCGTGCCACCGATGTCGAGCGGCTCCGCGGCGTAGCGGAAGGTCGCGTTCTCCACCGGCCCCTCGTAGCGGAGCGTCTCCTCGATGACCCCGTCGAGGAGCGTCATGTCGGCGCGCACCGCGGCGAGTTGGCCGGGGTGGGTGAGCAGGGCCCGGACCGCGCCGGAGACGAGATTGACCGTCGTCTCGTGCCCGGCGACCAGGAGCAGGAACGCCATGCCGCGCAACTCCCTCGGCGAGAGGCGGTCACCGTCCTCCGCGGTGGTGCGGATCAGACCGCTGAGCAGGTCGTCCGTGGGACCCGCGCACCGCTTGTCCTCGATCAAGTCGCCGAGGTAGGCGGACAGTTGGACAAAGGCCTGGTACTCGGTCCCGGAGTCGGTGGGCGCCACCGTCTCCACGGACAGCGCGCGGAAGGCGGCCCGGTCCGGCTCGGGCACCCCGAGCAGCTCGCAGATGACGGTCAGCGGGAGCGGATAGGCGAAGGACTCGACGAGGTCGGCGTGTCCGCGCGGCAGCATCGCGTCGATCAGCTCGTCGGTGATCTCCTGGATCCGCGGGCGCAGTGCCGCGACCCGGCGGCCGGTGAACTCTCCCGCGATCAGCGTCCGTAACCGGGTGTGCTGCGGCGGGTCGGCGACCAGCAGATGCTTGCCGATCATCTCCTCGCCGTAGAAGGTGATGCCGATCTTGTCGGCGTCCTTGGCCAGGCGCGGGTCGGCGAGCGCGGCCCGCGCCTCCTCGTACCCGACGACGAGCCAGGTCTCGTGCGACGCGTCCGGCGGCGGCAGCCGCACCCGGTGCACAGGACCGAGTGCGCGCAACTCGGCGTAGACCGGATGCGGGTTCTCGGTGAACCGCTCTCCGTACTCACCCAGATCGATCACGACATCCCCTCCCGTTACCGCGTCACCGGTCGAACGCGCGAGGGCCCCGATCAGTGCCCGTCCTCCTCCAGCAGTCCGGCGTCGTACGTCAACAAGGCGATCTGCACCCGGTTGTTGAGGTCGAGCTTGGCGAGGATGCGGGAGACGTGGGTCTTGACCGTGGCGATGCTCATGAACAGTTGGGCGGCGATCTCCGCGTTCGAACCGCCGCGCCCGACCGCGACGGCGACCTCGCGCTCGCGCTCGTTCAGGACGGCCATCCGTGAACGCGCTCCGGATCTGCGGGTGTCGAGGGCCGAACCCGCGGCGTGCGCCATCAACTGACGCGTGACGGTGGGCGACAGCACCGGGTCCCCGGCCGCGACCCGGCGTACCGCAGCGAGGATCTCCGCGGGAGGCGTGTCCTTGAGGACGAAGCCGGCCGCGCCCGCGCGCAGAGCGCTCAGCACCTGTTCATCGGCGTGAAAGGTCGTCAGGACCACGACCTGGGGCGCCTTCTCCCGTCCGCGCAGCCGTGCGGTGGCGGTCAGTCCGTCGACGACCGGCATCCTGATGTCCATCAGGACGACGTCGGGGCGGGTGCGGTCGACGAGTTCCTCCACCGCGCCGCCGTCCGCGGCCTCGCCGACGATCTCGACGTCCTCCGCGCCGCCCAGCATGAGAGCCAGCCCCGCTCTCACCAAGGGATCGTCGTCGACGAGCAGCAGTCGAATCGCAGTCATGCACCCCACCCAACCAGTTCCCCGCCCCCGTCCGAGCGGGGCCCGGGGCTCCGCACCGGACCCCGGTCGGAACCCTGGGCCGGCTCCGCGCCGGGCCCCGCTCCTCGACCGCCGGACGGGCCGTGTCCCGTCCCGCTCCCGCGAACGTTCAGCCACCCCACGGCAACCACGCCCGAATCCGGAACCCCCCGTCCCCCGCCGCCCCGTCCCCCACGGCCCCGTGCTCCAGCCGCCCTCCCGCCAGCGTCGCCCGCTCCGTCAGCCCGATCAGCCCCTGCCCGGAGCCGGGGACCTTGGGCACCTGACCCGGCGGCGCGGGGTTGGCGACGGTCACGGTCAGGCCCTCTCCGGCGACTCCCCGCACCGTCACCGTGACCTCCGCGCCCGGCGCGTGCTTGCGGGCGTTGGTCAGCCCTTCCTGGGCGATGCGGTACGCCGTGCGGCCCACGGAGGCGGGTACCGCGGCCGGGTCGGCGACCCGGTTGTCGAGGACGACCTTCATGCCGGCGGAGCGCGACTCGGCGACCAGCCCGTCGAGCGCGGCGAGGGTCGGCTGCGGCCGACCCGCGTCGTCGGAGTCCCCGGCCCGCAGCACCCCGATGATCTCGCGCAGGTCCTGCAGTGCCTCGTGCGCGCTCTCCCGGATGACCCCGGCGGCACGGGCGACCTCCTCCCGGGGCGCGTCGGGCCGGAACTCCAGCGCCCCCGCGTGCACGCTCAGCAGTGTGAGCCGGTGCGCAAGCACGTCGTGCATCTCCCGCGCGATGGCCTCACGGGCGAGCCGCTGCGCCTGCTCGGCTCGCAGTGCCGCCTCGGTCTCGGCCCGCCGCGCGCGGTCCCGCAGGCTCAGCATGAGCTGGCGCTTGGACCGGACGAACATGCCCCAGCCGACGACGGCGGAGGTGAGCAGCGCGGTGACGGCGAGGGCGGCGAGGTACGGCAGGTCGGGGTCGGGCCGCAGCCAGAAGAACGCCGGGAGAAGCGCGAGCTGGACACCGGCGACGCAGGCCACGTACCGGAAGGGCCGGTGCACGGCGAGGGTGAAGAGGGCGACCAGGCCCGCGCCGCCCGCCGTGTTCGAGACCAGCCCGACCGGGATCATGGCGACGGCGAGCCCGAGCGGCCATCGCCGCCGCAGCCAGACCGCGGCACAGGCGAGCGCGCCGAGCGCCTGGTCGGCGACGGCGAGACCGTGCGGGATGTCCGGGTCGTCGGTCACGGTGTTGGCGGCCAGCAGACCGATGGCGACGGCCAGCAGGAAGCAGCCGAAGTCGACGACCCAGTCGCGCAGGGTGCGCCGCGGCCGTCCGGAGGGCGCCGCACGGTCGGCGTCGGGGTCGAGTTCCGCGGCCACGGCCGACGGCAGCAGCCAGCGCCGGCCCGGCAGGGCCGACGCCGGCTCGTCACGCGGCACGGACGCCGGCTTGTCACCACTCACGGTCGACAAATCTACGCAGCCCGACCTGCCGCCACCTCCCCGCGAGCCGGATCCCCGACCAAAGTCGCACCGCTTCAGACTTTCGTCGGGCGCGGGCCGGCGGAGTTCCCTCGCCCGTCGCGGAGTCGGCCCGCCCGGTCGACCACGCAGAGCACGGCGCGCAGCGACGCCGTCAGGACGGAGGTGTCCCGGCCCACGCCCCGGCGTTCGGTGCGGTCGACGCGGCACCGCGGGTGACGTCGGTCCGGACGCACCTCGCCCCGCGGCCGATGTGGTGGGGGGGCCGCGGGGCGAGGGTCGTTCCGGGAAACGGATCCCGAAGGTGGCGCACGGTGGAACACGGTGGAGCACGGCGGAACGCTCCGGAACCGCCGGTCACACGCTGATCAGCAACCGAAGTTGATCAGGTTGAACGTGACGTAGTGGTCCGAGGTGTAGTAGTCCTCCAGGGTCTTCTTGCCGGTCACGATGCGACGGGCACCGCGCGTCGAGGAGCCGGGCGTGATGACCGTGTACTCGTGGTAGTAGCCGGTGGACTGGG
This genomic interval carries:
- a CDS encoding Gfo/Idh/MocA family protein: MRIGLIGAGRIGTFHAATLSRHREVGGSLIVTDADPARAQRLADRLGATAAPGVNEIFTWGVDAVVITAATSAHAELIGRAARSGLPVFCEKPIALDLAGTLAALAEVDAAGTVLQMGFQRRFDVGYTAAREAVRSGRLGRLHTVRAMTSDQSPPPAGYLPLSGGLYRDCLIHDFDMLRWVSGREVVQVYATGSDAGPPMFREAGDIDTGAAVLTFDDGMLATATATRVNGAGYDVRMELSGELDQIAVGLDDRTPIASTEPAGPPPADKPWTGFLERFGPAYEAELAAFVEVVRGERANPCDGREALEALRIAEACELSRRERRPVSPAEIPGGRA
- a CDS encoding response regulator transcription factor; this encodes MTAIRLLLVDDDPLVRAGLALMLGGAEDVEIVGEAADGGAVEELVDRTRPDVVLMDIRMPVVDGLTATARLRGREKAPQVVVLTTFHADEQVLSALRAGAAGFVLKDTPPAEILAAVRRVAAGDPVLSPTVTRQLMAHAAGSALDTRRSGARSRMAVLNEREREVAVAVGRGGSNAEIAAQLFMSIATVKTHVSRILAKLDLNNRVQIALLTYDAGLLEEDGH
- a CDS encoding sensor histidine kinase encodes the protein MSGDKPASVPRDEPASALPGRRWLLPSAVAAELDPDADRAAPSGRPRRTLRDWVVDFGCFLLAVAIGLLAANTVTDDPDIPHGLAVADQALGALACAAVWLRRRWPLGLAVAMIPVGLVSNTAGGAGLVALFTLAVHRPFRYVACVAGVQLALLPAFFWLRPDPDLPYLAALAVTALLTSAVVGWGMFVRSKRQLMLSLRDRARRAETEAALRAEQAQRLAREAIAREMHDVLAHRLTLLSVHAGALEFRPDAPREEVARAAGVIRESAHEALQDLREIIGVLRAGDSDDAGRPQPTLAALDGLVAESRSAGMKVVLDNRVADPAAVPASVGRTAYRIAQEGLTNARKHAPGAEVTVTVRGVAGEGLTVTVANPAPPGQVPKVPGSGQGLIGLTERATLAGGRLEHGAVGDGAAGDGGFRIRAWLPWGG
- a CDS encoding GntR family transcriptional regulator codes for the protein MSLQLSVDRSSPVPLYFQLSQQLEAAIERGALTPGSLLGNEIELAARLGLSRPTVRQAIQSLVDKGLLVRRRGVGTQVVHSQVKRPMELSSLYDDLESAGQRPATQVVLNTVEPASTAVAAALGVAEGSEVHRVERLRLAHGEPMAYLCNYLPPKLLDLDSERMEATGLYRLMRGAGITLHSARQSVGARAASEEEGERLGEPTGAPVLTMQRTTFDDTGRAVEFGTHIYRASRYSFEFQLLVRP
- a CDS encoding cytochrome P450 family protein; translated protein: MIDLGEYGERFTENPHPVYAELRALGPVHRVRLPPPDASHETWLVVGYEEARAALADPRLAKDADKIGITFYGEEMIGKHLLVADPPQHTRLRTLIAGEFTGRRVAALRPRIQEITDELIDAMLPRGHADLVESFAYPLPLTVICELLGVPEPDRAAFRALSVETVAPTDSGTEYQAFVQLSAYLGDLIEDKRCAGPTDDLLSGLIRTTAEDGDRLSPRELRGMAFLLLVAGHETTVNLVSGAVRALLTHPGQLAAVRADMTLLDGVIEETLRYEGPVENATFRYAAEPLDIGGTAIASGEEVMIGLTAADRDGARYPAPDRFDIGRETRGHLAFGHGIHYCLGAPLARLEARVALRSLLERCPDLALDGPPSGWLPGMLMRGVRRMPVRW